The Gasterosteus aculeatus chromosome 17, fGasAcu3.hap1.1, whole genome shotgun sequence genome includes a window with the following:
- the LOC144388884 gene encoding uncharacterized protein LOC144388884, translating into MEQVPAPPLFQIQEAAVAVPSVDDHLRRIQEVWDSARAAITRSGKINKKMADRHRVPAPAYRVGQQVWLSAKDLPLATEGRKMNPRYVGPYPIEQIVNPSAVRLTLPAALKVHPTFHVSLLKPVGESEFSPPANAPPAPLVIEGHPAHRVSRILDVRRRGRGFQYLVGWEGYGPEERSWLPRRQIFGSTLFREFYRDNPGRPGRPPGGAR; encoded by the exons ATGGAGCAAGTTCCTGCC CCCCCGTTGTTTCAGATCCAGGAGGCAGCAGTGGCAGTCCCGTCCGTCGATGACCATCTCCGGCGGATTCAGGAGGTGTGGGACTCGGCGCGGGCAGCTATCACCCGGTCGGGGAAGATCAACAAGAAGATGGCTGACCGACATCGCGTCCCCGCACCGGCGTACAGGGTAGGACAGCAGGTGTGGTTGTCCGCGAAGGACCTCCCCCTGGCAACGGAGGGCCGCAAGATGAACCCAAGGTACGTCGGACCATACCCTATCGAACAGATCGTCAACCCTTCGGCGGTTCGTCTGACCCTGCCGGCGGCCCTGAAGGTACATCCGACGTTTCACGTCTCGCTGTTGAAACCGGTGGGGGAGAGCGAATTCAGCCCTCCGGCCAATGCTCCCCCGGCTCCCCTGGTCATCGAGGGGCATCCAGCACACAGGGTTTCCCGGATACTGGACGTCCGGCGTCGGGGGCGGGGGTTTCAATATCTGGTGGGCTGGGAGGGGTATGGACCGGAGGAACGATCTTGGCTGCCCCGCCGGCAGATTTTTGGCTCCACATTATTCCGGGAGTTCTATCGGGACAATCCGGGTAGGCCCGGGCGGCCGCCAGGAGGCgcccgttga